Proteins encoded by one window of Streptomyces sp. ALI-76-A:
- a CDS encoding carbohydrate kinase family protein, which produces MDADQPQVLLTGLLFYDLVLTGLGGQPTPGEEIWTAGMGCGPGGIANLAVAASRFGLSTCLATVFGDDFYGAYCQEVLAGQEGVDLSLSRVAEGWHTPVTVALAQGDDRALITHGQEPPYSQDALVGDPPEACTALVHLEAEPRAWLAKAAANGTRIYADVGWDPTRQWSTDLLEQLALCHAFLPNESEAMAYTRTDSAVAALGTLCELVPVAVVTRGADGAVAVDQTTGEYADVPALDVDVLDATGAGDVFGASFVAASLGGWPLEERLRFAVLAAGLSVQHHGGAPAAPGWYGVDRWWRSLTDPELKRAYGFLAERLPADPGPPVRYAPVTPPAPRR; this is translated from the coding sequence GTGGACGCCGACCAGCCCCAGGTGCTGCTGACCGGGCTGCTCTTCTACGACCTGGTCCTCACGGGTCTGGGAGGGCAGCCGACACCCGGCGAGGAGATCTGGACGGCCGGCATGGGATGCGGCCCGGGCGGCATCGCCAACCTGGCCGTCGCCGCCTCCCGTTTCGGTCTCAGCACCTGTCTGGCCACGGTCTTCGGCGACGACTTCTACGGCGCGTACTGCCAGGAGGTGCTGGCCGGCCAGGAAGGCGTCGACCTCTCGCTGTCCCGCGTCGCCGAGGGCTGGCACACCCCGGTCACCGTCGCGCTCGCCCAGGGGGACGACCGGGCCCTGATCACCCACGGCCAGGAGCCGCCGTACTCGCAGGACGCGCTGGTGGGCGACCCGCCCGAGGCGTGCACGGCCCTCGTCCACCTGGAGGCCGAACCGCGCGCCTGGCTCGCCAAGGCCGCCGCGAACGGCACGCGGATCTACGCCGACGTGGGCTGGGATCCCACCCGGCAGTGGTCCACCGACCTGCTGGAACAGCTCGCCCTGTGTCACGCCTTCCTGCCGAACGAGTCCGAGGCGATGGCCTACACCCGCACCGACAGCGCGGTCGCGGCCCTCGGCACGCTCTGCGAGCTGGTGCCGGTGGCCGTGGTCACCCGGGGCGCGGACGGCGCCGTCGCCGTCGACCAGACGACCGGCGAGTACGCGGACGTCCCGGCGCTCGACGTCGACGTGCTGGACGCGACGGGTGCCGGCGACGTCTTCGGCGCGAGCTTCGTCGCGGCCTCGCTGGGCGGCTGGCCGCTGGAGGAGCGGCTGCGGTTCGCCGTCCTGGCCGCCGGTCTGTCCGTCCAGCACCACGGGGGCGCGCCGGCGGCCCCCGGCTGGTACGGCGTCGACCGCTGGTGGCGCTCACTGACCGACCCCGAGCTCAAGCGGGCGTACGGCTTCCTGGCGGAGCGGCTGCCGGCGGACCCCGGCCCTCCCGTGCGGTACGCCCCCGTCACCCCGCCCGCACCACGGCGCTGA
- a CDS encoding glycoside hydrolase family 2 TIM barrel-domain containing protein, with protein sequence MDPLLALRPWEAPEVTSWGRLPMNAVDRRAGALKLDGDWRFQLLPAPDAPLADVWSSSYVPGVWTTQDTDDLPQYTNVRMPFAEFPPRSPAANPTGVYERAVDVPAAWAGRRIVLQVGAAESVLLAHVDGRPVGVSKDSHLAAEFDLTGLVRAGQRAVVRLTVVKWSDASHIEDQDQWWHGGVTRSVLLYATDPLHLADVTVRAGRYGELRVDCRVRDAGGALPSGWYISAELDGRLLTQDTEFDRANAEDERVSGFLGEARLLATVRDVRTWNAETPELYGLTVRLHRADGTVADASHHRVGFRDVEIVGRDLLVNGERVYVRGVNRHDFHPLTGRTVSYDDMRADLVLLKRFGFNAIRTAHYPNDPALYDLADELGFYVVDEADIESHDHAHEIADDPRYLNAFVDRVSRMVLRDKNHPSVIVWSLGNESDYGANHDAAAGWVRRHDPTRPLQYEGAAKRGWADPAVASDIACPMYAPLEECVAHALSGEQTKPLIQCEYSHAMGNSNGTLADQWAAIESTPGLQGGFIWEFWDHGILQRVNDGRPVGRGGAGLYDNGVAAPGHRWAYGGDFGETVHDGVFIADGVVLPDRTPKPVLYEHREIAAPVRLECFRHEGVVLGNHQHFRGLDWLAAEWELALADGRTLTAPAWLPPLRPGETAAVPLPFALPEDGGEAWLTLRVTTAGDEPWAPRGTVVCVPQVLLRAASPERSGPVMRNRSAGTPTGTGTGTDVEAEVEVDGDGLLVHPLLPAAPTLSLWRAPTDNDELGGTAARWRAWGLDALVRELVDVRRTDGRVTVRAEYAAVAGVVRHTQVLTPVDGGLRVAETAELPDTFTDVARVGSRFETVPGLDLMEWYGQGPWESYPDRAFGAPVGHHTVPVDALFTPYLRPQESGGRHGVRRFTLSAPDATGLTVELDEPRQVSVTRYRAEDLGAVAHHDELVPRAGCVVHLDAAHRGLGTASCGPDTSPSHLVAPGVHHWSWTLRAL encoded by the coding sequence ATGGACCCGTTGCTCGCGCTCCGCCCCTGGGAAGCGCCCGAGGTGACCTCCTGGGGCCGGCTGCCGATGAACGCCGTCGACCGCCGCGCCGGGGCGCTGAAGCTGGACGGCGACTGGCGCTTCCAGCTGCTGCCGGCGCCGGACGCGCCGCTCGCGGACGTCTGGTCGTCGTCGTACGTCCCGGGTGTCTGGACGACGCAGGACACCGACGACCTTCCGCAGTACACGAACGTCCGTATGCCGTTCGCGGAATTCCCGCCGCGGTCGCCCGCCGCCAATCCGACGGGGGTCTACGAGCGGGCGGTGGACGTGCCCGCCGCGTGGGCCGGCCGGCGGATCGTGCTCCAGGTCGGGGCCGCCGAGAGCGTGCTGCTGGCGCACGTGGACGGGCGGCCGGTCGGCGTCTCCAAGGACTCCCACCTGGCCGCCGAGTTCGACCTCACGGGGCTCGTCCGCGCCGGCCAGCGGGCCGTCGTACGGCTGACCGTGGTGAAGTGGTCGGACGCCTCGCACATCGAGGACCAGGACCAGTGGTGGCACGGCGGCGTCACACGCTCGGTGCTGCTGTACGCGACGGACCCGCTGCATCTCGCGGACGTGACCGTGCGCGCCGGCCGGTACGGGGAGCTGCGGGTGGACTGCCGGGTGCGGGACGCGGGCGGCGCGCTGCCCTCGGGGTGGTACATCAGCGCGGAGCTGGACGGCCGGCTCCTCACCCAGGACACGGAGTTCGACCGGGCCAACGCCGAGGACGAGCGCGTGTCCGGCTTTCTCGGTGAGGCGCGGCTGCTGGCCACCGTCCGGGACGTGCGTACCTGGAACGCCGAGACGCCCGAGCTGTACGGCCTGACGGTCCGGCTGCACCGCGCCGACGGCACGGTCGCCGACGCCTCGCACCACCGGGTCGGCTTCCGGGACGTCGAGATCGTCGGCCGGGACCTGCTGGTCAACGGCGAGCGGGTCTACGTCCGGGGCGTCAACCGGCACGACTTCCACCCGCTGACCGGACGGACGGTGTCGTACGACGACATGCGCGCGGACCTGGTCCTGCTGAAGCGCTTCGGCTTCAACGCGATCCGTACCGCCCACTACCCGAACGACCCGGCGCTGTACGACCTGGCCGACGAGCTCGGCTTCTACGTCGTCGACGAGGCCGACATCGAGTCGCACGACCACGCCCACGAGATCGCCGACGACCCCCGCTATCTGAACGCGTTCGTGGACCGGGTCTCCCGGATGGTGCTGCGGGACAAGAACCACCCCTCGGTCATCGTCTGGTCGCTGGGCAACGAGTCCGACTACGGCGCCAACCACGACGCGGCGGCGGGCTGGGTGCGCCGGCACGATCCGACCCGGCCGCTCCAGTACGAGGGCGCGGCCAAGCGCGGCTGGGCGGATCCGGCCGTCGCCTCCGACATCGCCTGCCCGATGTACGCGCCGCTGGAGGAGTGTGTCGCGCACGCGCTGTCCGGCGAGCAGACCAAGCCGCTCATCCAGTGCGAGTACTCGCACGCGATGGGCAACAGCAACGGCACGCTCGCCGACCAGTGGGCCGCCATCGAGTCCACCCCGGGACTTCAGGGCGGCTTCATCTGGGAGTTCTGGGACCACGGCATATTGCAGCGTGTGAACGACGGAAGACCGGTCGGCCGCGGGGGTGCCGGACTCTATGACAACGGTGTCGCCGCACCCGGCCACCGCTGGGCGTACGGCGGCGACTTCGGCGAGACGGTCCACGACGGCGTGTTCATCGCCGACGGGGTCGTCCTCCCCGACCGGACCCCCAAGCCCGTGCTGTACGAGCACCGGGAGATCGCGGCCCCGGTGCGGCTGGAGTGTTTCCGGCACGAGGGCGTCGTCCTCGGCAACCATCAGCACTTCCGCGGCCTGGACTGGCTGGCGGCCGAGTGGGAGCTGGCCCTGGCCGACGGGCGGACGCTGACCGCGCCGGCCTGGCTGCCCCCGCTGCGGCCGGGTGAGACGGCGGCGGTGCCGCTGCCGTTCGCACTGCCCGAGGACGGCGGGGAGGCGTGGCTGACGCTGCGGGTCACGACCGCCGGCGACGAGCCGTGGGCGCCGCGCGGGACGGTGGTGTGCGTGCCGCAGGTGCTGCTGCGGGCGGCTTCCCCGGAGCGGTCCGGCCCGGTGATGCGGAATCGTTCCGCTGGGACCCCGACCGGGACCGGGACCGGGACCGACGTCGAGGCCGAGGTCGAGGTCGACGGTGACGGTCTGCTGGTCCACCCCCTGCTCCCGGCCGCGCCCACGCTGTCGCTGTGGCGGGCGCCGACCGACAACGACGAGCTGGGCGGGACGGCAGCGCGCTGGCGGGCCTGGGGGCTCGACGCGCTGGTGCGCGAGCTGGTCGACGTACGCCGGACGGACGGCCGCGTCACCGTACGCGCGGAGTACGCCGCCGTGGCCGGAGTCGTCCGGCACACCCAGGTGCTCACCCCGGTCGACGGCGGCCTGCGCGTGGCGGAGACGGCCGAGCTGCCGGACACCTTCACCGATGTCGCCCGGGTCGGTTCCCGGTTCGAGACGGTGCCGGGCCTGGACCTGATGGAGTGGTACGGGCAGGGCCCCTGGGAGTCGTACCCGGACCGCGCCTTCGGGGCGCCCGTCGGCCACCACACGGTGCCCGTGGACGCGCTGTTCACCCCGTACCTGCGCCCGCAGGAGAGCGGCGGCCGGCACGGCGTACGGCGCTTCACGCTGTCGGCGCCGGACGCCACCGGGCTGACGGTGGAGCTGGACGAGCCGCGTCAGGTCTCGGTGACCCGGTACCGCGCCGAGGACCTGGGCGCGGTGGCCCACCACGACGAACTCGTCCCACGGGCCGGCTGCGTGGTGCACCTCGACGCCGCCCACCGGGGCCTGGGCACCGCCTCGTGCGGCCCCGACACCTCACCGTCCCATCTCGTCGCACCGGGCGTCCACCACTGGAGCTGGACCCTGCGCGCCCTCTGA
- a CDS encoding carbohydrate ABC transporter permease → MASIKGYRSRGIALHLVLVVGLLLSAFPFYWAVIMSTHTSTEIFSYPPKLLPGSHFAENVRHLFDNLDFFGSMFNSLLVAVSVTVLVLFFDSLAAFVFAKFRFPGRRALFALMMAIFMVPAQLAAIPQFVIMARIGWIGTMTALIVPAAANAFGIFWMHQYMKGAIHDELLDASRIDGAGFLRQYWHVALPVVRPGLAFLGIFTFMSQWNDYAWPLIALTNPDNVTLQVALSQLNGTQGTTDYGMVMTGALLALVPLLIVFAVGAKQIIGDLGKGAIR, encoded by the coding sequence ATGGCATCCATCAAGGGGTACCGGAGCCGGGGCATCGCCCTGCACCTGGTCCTGGTCGTCGGCCTGCTGCTGTCGGCCTTCCCGTTCTACTGGGCCGTGATCATGTCGACGCACACGTCGACCGAGATCTTCTCCTATCCGCCGAAGCTGCTGCCGGGCTCGCACTTCGCGGAGAACGTCCGTCATCTCTTCGACAACCTCGACTTCTTCGGGTCGATGTTCAACTCGCTGCTGGTCGCGGTCTCGGTGACCGTGCTGGTGCTGTTCTTCGACTCGCTGGCGGCGTTCGTCTTCGCCAAGTTCCGGTTCCCGGGCCGCCGGGCGCTGTTCGCGCTGATGATGGCGATCTTCATGGTGCCGGCCCAGCTGGCGGCCATCCCGCAGTTCGTGATCATGGCGAGGATCGGCTGGATCGGCACGATGACCGCGCTGATCGTCCCGGCGGCGGCCAACGCGTTCGGCATCTTCTGGATGCACCAGTACATGAAGGGCGCGATCCACGACGAGCTCCTCGACGCCTCCCGGATCGACGGCGCGGGCTTCCTGCGGCAGTACTGGCACGTGGCGCTGCCGGTGGTCCGTCCGGGCCTGGCGTTCCTCGGCATCTTCACCTTCATGAGCCAGTGGAACGACTACGCCTGGCCCCTGATCGCCCTCACCAACCCCGACAACGTCACCCTCCAGGTCGCGCTGTCCCAGCTCAACGGCACCCAGGGCACCACCGACTACGGCATGGTCATGACCGGCGCGCTGCTCGCGCTGGTTCCGCTGCTGATCGTGTTCGCGGTCGGTGCCAAGCAGATCATCGGCGACCTCGGCAAGGGGGCCATCCGCTGA
- a CDS encoding DeoR/GlpR family DNA-binding transcription regulator: protein MLAERRHQLILRALRSGGPAAVTDLSEQLGVSPATVRRDLVKLEEDGLLTRVHGGAVVDEGDQPFAEVAEVRVAEKDAIAARAAALVADGQSVLLDIGTTAYRLARQLHGRRLTVITSNLVVYEELADDEGIELVLLGGMVRREYRSLVGFLTEDNLRQLHADWLFLGTSGVRPGGQVMDTTVVEVPVKRAMIDASDKVVLLADSAKFPGTGMAKVCGPEDLDAVVTNAPVDAATRSSLEEAGVDVVLAGKAGAA, encoded by the coding sequence GTGCTGGCAGAACGACGACACCAACTCATCCTGCGGGCCCTTCGCTCCGGTGGCCCCGCGGCCGTGACCGATCTCTCCGAGCAACTGGGCGTGAGCCCCGCCACGGTCCGGCGCGATCTGGTCAAACTGGAGGAGGACGGCCTGCTGACGCGGGTGCACGGCGGCGCCGTCGTCGACGAGGGCGACCAGCCCTTCGCCGAGGTCGCCGAGGTGCGGGTGGCCGAGAAGGACGCCATAGCGGCGCGTGCCGCCGCCCTGGTCGCCGACGGCCAGTCGGTGCTCCTGGACATCGGCACCACCGCCTACCGCCTGGCCCGGCAGCTGCACGGCCGCCGGCTCACCGTGATCACCAGCAACCTGGTGGTCTACGAGGAGCTCGCCGACGACGAGGGCATCGAACTGGTGCTCCTCGGCGGCATGGTCCGCCGCGAGTACCGCTCCCTGGTGGGCTTCCTCACCGAGGACAACCTGCGCCAGCTGCACGCCGACTGGCTCTTCCTCGGCACCAGCGGAGTGCGCCCGGGCGGGCAGGTGATGGACACGACGGTCGTCGAGGTACCGGTGAAACGGGCCATGATCGACGCCAGTGACAAGGTCGTCCTGCTCGCCGACTCGGCGAAGTTCCCGGGTACGGGCATGGCGAAGGTCTGTGGTCCCGAGGACCTGGACGCGGTGGTGACCAACGCGCCGGTGGACGCGGCGACGCGGTCCTCCCTGGAGGAGGCCGGCGTCGACGTGGTGCTGGCAGGAAAGGCAGGGGCGGCGTGA
- a CDS encoding sugar ABC transporter permease: MATAPLVEQPPAVLAEPPVVHRGKSVLSHWRLYAAISPFYLLFLCFGLIPVGFSLYLSFHRWDGLGSMEWAGLSQYRYLLADGAFWSSIGNTIVIWALATFPMIALAMVTAVMLNSAVRFKNVYRFAYFLPNVTSIVAVAIIFGSVFSTNFGLMNALLQAVGLDQVAWLNTPWGIKVAIATLMTWQWTGYNAIIFLAGLQTVPGELYEAARMDGAGPVQTFFRITLPMLRPTLLFVLVVSTVTGLQSFAEPQVLLQTTANESTFSGGPDHAGRTMVLYFFQQTFDNNDFGYGAAVAWGIFLVVVIFSIVNWRLVQRRDEE; the protein is encoded by the coding sequence ATGGCCACCGCTCCCCTGGTCGAACAGCCCCCGGCCGTCCTGGCCGAGCCCCCGGTCGTGCACCGCGGGAAGAGCGTTCTGAGCCACTGGCGCCTGTACGCCGCGATCTCCCCCTTCTACCTCCTCTTCCTCTGCTTCGGCCTGATCCCCGTCGGTTTCTCGCTCTACCTCTCCTTCCACCGCTGGGACGGGCTCGGCTCGATGGAGTGGGCGGGCCTGTCGCAGTACCGCTATCTGCTGGCCGACGGCGCCTTCTGGAGCTCGATCGGCAACACCATCGTCATCTGGGCGCTGGCCACCTTCCCGATGATCGCGCTGGCGATGGTGACGGCGGTGATGCTCAACTCGGCCGTCCGCTTCAAGAACGTCTACCGCTTCGCGTACTTCCTGCCGAACGTCACCTCGATCGTCGCGGTCGCGATCATCTTCGGTTCCGTCTTCTCCACCAACTTCGGCCTGATGAACGCCCTGTTGCAGGCCGTGGGCCTGGACCAGGTGGCGTGGCTGAACACCCCGTGGGGCATCAAGGTCGCCATCGCCACGCTGATGACCTGGCAGTGGACCGGCTACAACGCCATCATCTTCCTCGCCGGGCTCCAGACGGTCCCGGGCGAGCTGTACGAGGCGGCCCGGATGGACGGCGCGGGTCCCGTGCAGACCTTCTTCCGGATCACGCTGCCCATGCTGCGGCCGACGCTGCTGTTCGTGCTGGTCGTCTCCACGGTGACCGGGTTGCAGAGCTTCGCCGAGCCCCAGGTGCTGCTCCAGACCACGGCGAACGAGTCGACGTTCTCGGGCGGCCCCGACCACGCCGGCCGGACCATGGTCCTCTACTTCTTCCAGCAGACCTTCGACAACAACGACTTCGGCTACGGCGCCGCCGTGGCGTGGGGCATCTTCCTCGTCGTCGTCATCTTCTCGATCGTCAACTGGCGCCTGGTGCAGCGCCGGGACGAAGAATAG
- a CDS encoding extracellular solute-binding protein — protein sequence MRLSRRGLLRAGLAGTAATALGGLASGCAVPTGSTGRNMVLWYWSGGLSDTVVERAQARYGNHVTLKAQQIGGYYRSKLLTTMTGRAHIPDIAGLKGEDMASYLPNADQFVDLRTLGAERYKSRYLDWKWQQGVADDGTLVGFPIDVGPVVHYYQTGVFEKAGLPYEPDDVSRELDTWEAFFAAGERLKKRVPGAFLLTDVGSVFEMSLGQGTTRFVDRDRHFIGDGEHVRACWDRAVEAKRRGIVSDIVSGTPDANSAMERGLLPSALNASWAAGDLKLGVPRTAGRWRVASCPGGPSNVGGSFLAITRACREPERAFEIITWMLNAGNQAQGFVDAGLFPSTPASYELSKLREPDPFFGGQITMDVFGPAAEKIPVSYNSPFDIALGQPVRDEIKNVGVLGKNPDTAWKDAMSTCRRIADHLGVSH from the coding sequence GTGCGGCTCTCACGAAGAGGCCTGCTGCGCGCGGGCCTGGCCGGTACGGCCGCCACCGCGCTCGGCGGCCTGGCGTCCGGCTGTGCCGTCCCGACCGGCTCGACCGGCCGGAACATGGTCCTGTGGTACTGGAGCGGCGGTCTGAGTGACACCGTCGTCGAGAGGGCCCAGGCCCGCTACGGCAACCACGTCACCCTCAAGGCCCAGCAGATCGGCGGCTACTACCGGTCCAAGCTGCTCACCACCATGACCGGCCGCGCCCACATTCCCGACATCGCCGGGCTCAAGGGCGAGGACATGGCCTCCTACCTGCCGAACGCCGACCAGTTCGTGGACCTGCGGACGCTCGGCGCCGAGAGGTACAAGAGCCGGTACCTGGACTGGAAGTGGCAGCAGGGGGTCGCCGACGACGGCACCCTCGTCGGCTTCCCGATCGACGTGGGCCCGGTCGTGCACTACTACCAGACCGGCGTCTTCGAGAAGGCCGGCCTGCCCTACGAGCCGGACGACGTGTCCCGGGAGCTGGACACCTGGGAGGCGTTCTTCGCGGCGGGCGAGCGGCTGAAGAAGCGTGTCCCCGGGGCGTTCCTGCTCACCGACGTCGGCAGCGTCTTCGAGATGTCGCTCGGCCAGGGCACCACCCGGTTCGTGGACAGGGACCGGCACTTCATCGGCGACGGTGAGCATGTGCGCGCCTGCTGGGACCGGGCCGTGGAGGCCAAGCGGCGCGGGATCGTGTCGGACATCGTGTCGGGCACGCCCGACGCCAACTCGGCCATGGAGAGAGGGCTGCTGCCCAGCGCGCTCAACGCCTCCTGGGCGGCCGGCGACCTGAAGCTCGGGGTGCCGAGGACGGCGGGCAGGTGGCGGGTGGCGAGCTGTCCCGGCGGTCCGTCGAACGTCGGCGGGTCGTTCCTGGCGATCACCAGGGCGTGCCGGGAACCGGAGCGGGCCTTCGAGATCATCACCTGGATGCTCAATGCCGGCAACCAGGCCCAGGGCTTCGTCGACGCCGGGCTGTTCCCGTCGACCCCCGCCTCGTACGAGCTGAGCAAGCTGCGCGAGCCCGACCCGTTCTTCGGCGGCCAGATCACGATGGACGTCTTCGGACCGGCCGCCGAGAAGATCCCGGTCTCCTACAACAGCCCGTTCGACATCGCCCTCGGACAGCCGGTCCGGGACGAGATCAAGAACGTCGGCGTCCTCGGCAAGAACCCGGACACGGCATGGAAGGACGCCATGAGCACCTGCCGGCGCATCGCGGACCACCTGGGGGTGAGCCACTGA
- a CDS encoding 6-phospho-beta-glucosidase, translating to MKLTILGGGGFRVPLVYGALLADRAEGRVTEVVLHDLDDSRLHAVARVLREQATDVPDAPRVTVTTDLDEALRGADFVFSAIRVGGLEGRAHDERVALAEGVLGQETVGAGGIAYGLRTVPVAVDIARRVARLAPDAWVINFTNPAGLVTEAMSRHLGDRVIGICDSPVGLGRRIARVLGANPQEAWIDYVGLNHLGWVRGLRVAGRDELPRLLADPDLLGSFEEGKLFGVDWLRSLGAVPNEYLHYYYFNREAVRAYQQAEKTRGAFLADQQARFYEEMKRPGAAALTAWHRTRAEREATYMSENRETAGAGERDADDLSGGYEKVALALMRAIARDERTTLILNVRNQGTLAVLDTDAVIEVPCLVDANGAHPAAVAPLPDHATGLVCAVKAVEREVLAAAESGSRATAVKAFALHPLVDSVNVARRLVEGYTDVHPGLAYLG from the coding sequence GTGAAGCTGACGATTCTGGGCGGCGGCGGGTTCCGGGTGCCGCTCGTGTACGGGGCGCTGCTGGCGGACCGGGCCGAGGGCCGGGTCACCGAAGTGGTCCTGCACGATCTGGACGACAGCCGGCTGCACGCGGTCGCCCGTGTCCTGCGTGAGCAGGCCACCGACGTGCCCGACGCCCCCCGGGTGACCGTCACCACCGACCTGGACGAGGCCCTGCGCGGCGCCGACTTCGTCTTCTCCGCCATCCGCGTCGGCGGCCTGGAGGGCCGGGCGCACGACGAGCGGGTGGCGCTGGCCGAGGGGGTCCTCGGGCAGGAGACGGTCGGCGCCGGCGGCATCGCGTACGGTCTGCGGACCGTGCCGGTGGCGGTGGACATCGCCCGGCGGGTGGCCCGCCTCGCCCCCGACGCCTGGGTCATCAACTTCACCAACCCGGCGGGACTGGTCACCGAGGCCATGTCCCGCCACCTCGGCGACCGCGTCATCGGTATCTGCGACTCGCCCGTCGGCCTCGGCCGCCGGATCGCCCGCGTGCTCGGCGCGAACCCGCAGGAGGCGTGGATCGACTACGTCGGTCTCAACCACCTCGGCTGGGTCCGCGGCCTGCGCGTCGCCGGCCGGGACGAGCTCCCGCGGCTGCTCGCCGACCCCGACCTGCTCGGCTCCTTCGAGGAGGGCAAGCTCTTCGGCGTGGACTGGCTCCGGTCCCTCGGCGCGGTCCCGAACGAGTACCTGCACTACTACTACTTCAACCGCGAGGCCGTCCGCGCCTACCAGCAGGCCGAGAAGACCCGCGGCGCCTTCCTGGCCGACCAGCAGGCCCGCTTCTACGAGGAGATGAAGCGCCCCGGCGCCGCGGCGCTGACCGCCTGGCACCGCACCCGCGCCGAACGCGAGGCCACCTACATGTCCGAGAACCGGGAGACGGCGGGCGCCGGCGAGCGGGACGCCGACGACCTGTCCGGCGGCTACGAGAAGGTGGCCCTCGCCCTGATGCGGGCCATCGCCCGCGACGAGCGCACCACCCTGATCCTCAACGTCCGCAACCAGGGCACCCTCGCGGTGCTCGACACGGACGCCGTCATCGAGGTGCCCTGCCTGGTCGACGCCAACGGCGCCCACCCCGCCGCCGTCGCCCCGCTGCCCGACCACGCCACCGGCCTGGTCTGCGCGGTCAAGGCGGTCGAGCGCGAGGTGCTGGCCGCCGCCGAGTCCGGCTCCCGGGCGACGGCCGTGAAGGCCTTCGCGCTGCACCCGCTGGTCGACTCCGTGAACGTGGCCCGCCGGCTGGTCGAGGGCTACACCGACGTCCATCCCGGCCTGGCGTACCTTGGCTAG